The window CTTCCGAACGTGGGCCTCATGGTTACGGGAACCGGTGGCCACATGCTCTCCGTGAGTGCCAAGCTGCGCAAGCAGCTCGGCAAGGACATCGGTGACACCGTCACGGTGCAGCTGGAGCGCCGGCTCACGTAGCTCGCGCGGCTCGCGCCCGACTTCGGCCGAGGGGTCCGAAATGAGTCTTCGCGGCCCCGACTAAGCCACATTTGGGCCCCCTCAGCGGATGGCGGCCCCGAGAGGCCCCTGAGAGGCCCGCGCCTGTGGAAAACCTGAGCGAGGCTCGATGCCGCTCGCCCAAGATGGCCGCATGCCCCAAGCCGTCAGCATCATCACCGAGCGCGTACGTGACCGAGTGCGGGCGGCGGGCGCGGGGCGAGACGAGCTGAGGCTCGACCCGGATGCGGTTGGCCGGGTAGTGCGGGAGGAGGTGCGCGACTACAGCGAGCGTGCGCTCGCCGGCATCCTTCCCCCGTTGGGGGACGAAACGCAGGTCGCCCGCGAGGTGCTCGCAAGCATCGCCGGGTTGGGGCCGCTCCAGCATCTCCTAGATGACCCGAACATCGAGGATGTGCGTTCCATGTGCCGAGGTTCCAACATTAACACTAGGTGGACGCGGGGCCGGTCTGGCACTAGGTCCACTTCGCCAGCGACGCAGGGGAAGGGCCACGGGCCCTCTTCTATTGCTGTGACCAGGGCGGGCCTGGGTGCTTACCTCATCCAGGCCCGCTCTGCATCGCAGGCTCAGTCCTAGCCGCTAGGACGCTGAGCGACCGTTCTCACCGTGGCTCTTCGCGTTGAGGGGCCCGTATCTGTATCGGCTGCAACACGGGACGGGGCGAGACCGATGCCGGACGTTGACGTTGTCGGTCCACGAGTCGCACTTTGGGCGGGGGCCTTGGCTGACCCTGTCAAGGCACTAGCCGATGTTGAGGGCGGCGCTGACGGCTTGATTGTGGTGGAAGCGCTGGGCATTGACGTACAGGATGCACTAAGTCGCGCCTTAGCGGGGGCAGCGGAGCGCGCCAGCAGGTAGCGGGTTGATTCTCCCGGTGCTTATCGACAGCGCGCAGCCCCACTTATTCTCTGGCGTCGAGCTCGCCGAGAGCGCTTTGCATGGCGCGTCATTCCGCCGCGTACGACGTTAGAGTGCCTGCCGTGACCGGATGATGGGGTGCCAGCTTTTCTGAGCCGCTAGGGCGGCGCTGAAGGCAGCAGTCTGGACTGATTCCTGAAGGGTCTCTGTCGCTGGGCGCTCGGCTATTGAGGCGCCGATGCTCTTGCGGCCCATGCATTCATTGTTGCGGGTCGGCGATGACCACGACTTCGTCGTCGTCAGACCGGTACGCGCGTAGCATGCGCGAGACTCCGCTCTGCGAGAGTCGGTGGGGTAACAGGGAAGGCTACTCGTTCGCTTTTCGAATCGGTATTACCGGAGCAAGCTCAGCGAGTTGCATCGGCTCCATGCGCGTCCACTGGAGCTCAAAGTCAGGTTCGTCAAGGAACCAGGCGCTGGTTTCCGCGGCGAGATCTTTGAGTCGCTTGCGGGCGGGCATTGAGTTGCGGGAAGCGAACGCCGTAAGAAAGCGACACTCAAGCGGGTCAATGCCCTGTTCGACTGCCCAAGCGAGGAGGTCCGCCTTGCGTCGCTCGTTTATCTCGCCATCGCTGAACACCGCTTCGACGATCCAGTATTGGATGGGCGTGGCCCCGACGTCGACTAGTAGCGCGTCGGGAAGTACCCGGCTTGGGTCGATGCGGAGTCCCACGGATGCAAGGCGAGCGGCATCGACGAGGTAGACCTTGTCGCCGGGCTCGGAGACGCTCAGCACCATGGGCTCGCGGAGCTTGCGTTTCGCCCACTCTTCAATCACGCCCTTGAGGATGTGCGAGGCGCCGCCTGGCTCGAGGAGGCGGCGCTCGCCGCTTGGGAGGGTGACAGTGACGGCATGCTCGCGGCGGGAGAGCTCGCGGGCGCTGAGGGCTCGCATCCGGCCCGCTGTAGACAAGTGAGCCTCGGCCCATGCGTCCGCGGCGGCGCGGAGCTGGTCGCCCTCGAGGCGCGGATCGAAGAGGGCGGCGAAGTCGCGGCTGAGAATCCATCGGGGGCCGGGATACGTGGTCGAGACGTCCGTGCGATAAATGATCGCGCCGAACTCACGCCACTGCGGCCAGGTCTCGTCGCGGGGGCCCTCGCGAGTGTTGTCGGAGTAGCGGGGATCGAAGGTCTCGCCGCGGGACGCCAGGAGTTCGATGACGAACTTCTTACCTCGTCGCGCGGCGTCGTACCAAGCTTCGCGCTCATCGATGGTGTCGTGCTCGAAGTCGCCGTCGTTGAGCCACATCACCATAGAAGGGCGCAACCATCGCTGATCCGGGGAAGTAGTCGCATCGTCCCAGACAGCACCGAGATAGAGCATCGCGGCAGCACTGGCAGCCGCTCCTGGATTACTGAGCGCAGCGTCGAACGCCGTCTTAGGGAAGATGAGTTCAAGCCGCTCGGCGCAGATAGCAACGTCGACAACGGGAAGGTAGACGGTCATTCGCGCGCCGCCGTACGATATGCAGCCTCGATGGCTTGCTCGAGGCCGTCGCCGAGTTCGTCCCACCCGCGGAGGACGTCGGCTGCGGGAAACGGGAGGGCCTCGAGCTCGTATGCGCTCACAGCGACCGAGCCGGAGATGCAGCGCATGAGGCGGTCGAACGTAGGTGAAGCGAGCACGCGCGCGAGCGTAGCGTGCGAGAGGAGGGGATTGTCATGCGTCGGTCGGAGCACATTGACATGGTTCTCCACGACAACTGCACCGTCGTTCGCGAGGAGGTCTACGTCTGTGAGATGAGCGACGACGAGGCGCCGTGTCTGCTCAGGTGCCGTCGTGCGCTGGACGAGTACGGCGGGCTCGGTAAGGCGCATGACAGTGGTGTCGCTCGCGGTTGTAAGCGCCAGATAGCGCATCGAGTCCCGGGCGCGGGCGCGGCGCACAGTGCCGTCCTCGATGTCCGCAGCCCATACGATCCGGGCTCGATTCTTGGCCTTGCGCGTGTGGAGGTCGTCGCGGCGCCGGTTCCACACGAGCGGGCCCGTCGAAGCACGCCATCCGACGTCACCGAGCGTGAGTGGGAGGGACGAAGCGGCTGCGGCAGTCACGGCGTCGCGGGATTCGCGGGGGATTAGCCACGGCTCGCCAGAGCGGGGCGTCGGGACCTTAGCGACCGCAGAAACGTGGCCGTTTATGCGTGTG is drawn from Salinibacterium hongtaonis and contains these coding sequences:
- a CDS encoding BsuBI/PstI family type II restriction endonuclease; its protein translation is MTVYLPVVDVAICAERLELIFPKTAFDAALSNPGAAASAAAMLYLGAVWDDATTSPDQRWLRPSMVMWLNDGDFEHDTIDEREAWYDAARRGKKFVIELLASRGETFDPRYSDNTREGPRDETWPQWREFGAIIYRTDVSTTYPGPRWILSRDFAALFDPRLEGDQLRAAADAWAEAHLSTAGRMRALSARELSRREHAVTVTLPSGERRLLEPGGASHILKGVIEEWAKRKLREPMVLSVSEPGDKVYLVDAARLASVGLRIDPSRVLPDALLVDVGATPIQYWIVEAVFSDGEINERRKADLLAWAVEQGIDPLECRFLTAFASRNSMPARKRLKDLAAETSAWFLDEPDFELQWTRMEPMQLAELAPVIPIRKANE